One window of the Cloacibacillus sp. genome contains the following:
- a CDS encoding aromatic amino acid ammonia-lyase produces the protein MEQIAKLDFSKISKASQIKEVCIGQEPLPLEEFIAAARYGAKVRFSKEYIERVVRSRRLVEKILDENRVVYGLTTGFGDNVRTIIPQDEAVQLQYNILRFHAVSVGEAMPEEGVRAIWLMQLLSLGMGYSGIRFEMLELIAKCLNAGVYPFAPRYGSVQALVIEAQMNLVLIGEGKAWYKGELLDGCEALERAGLAPLTPSCKEGLCLTNGSNSATALAALALYNAVIAVQTADIAAAMSYEALKGNILACDERLHSLKEHPDQSLCADNIRRLLGDSGIIRENKGKHVQDPLVLRSVPQMHGAVKCYIKDAGLNIMEEMASCSDNPILWPEGDDGVALMGANFDSTFSSGAADIISIASANLAKLLERRIDKLTNRNFSGYPAFLAENPGVDNGYMIIQYTAAGLVNEIRGLALPATADSIPTCANWEDPVSMGLLASQKAWDISQKLQYIVAIELMVTSRAFDIFKEGEGRFASATKAVHDKVREAVPPLTGDRHLTPEIERVKEMVADAEFIRTAEAYVGVLSF, from the coding sequence ATGGAACAGATCGCCAAACTGGATTTTTCAAAGATCAGTAAGGCCAGCCAAATAAAAGAGGTATGTATAGGGCAGGAGCCTCTGCCTCTCGAAGAATTTATCGCCGCGGCGCGGTATGGGGCGAAGGTGCGATTCTCAAAAGAATACATCGAAAGGGTTGTCCGTTCACGCAGGCTGGTGGAAAAAATCCTCGACGAGAACAGGGTCGTCTACGGACTCACGACGGGATTCGGCGACAATGTGCGCACCATTATTCCGCAGGATGAGGCGGTGCAGCTTCAATATAATATTCTGCGCTTCCACGCCGTCTCCGTCGGCGAAGCAATGCCGGAAGAGGGAGTGCGCGCCATCTGGCTCATGCAGTTGCTGAGCCTTGGTATGGGATACTCGGGCATCAGATTTGAGATGCTGGAGTTGATTGCCAAGTGCCTGAACGCCGGAGTTTATCCCTTTGCGCCCAGGTACGGCTCGGTACAGGCGCTGGTAATAGAGGCGCAGATGAACCTTGTCCTCATTGGAGAGGGAAAGGCCTGGTATAAGGGTGAACTTCTGGACGGATGCGAAGCGCTTGAACGCGCAGGCCTCGCCCCGCTGACCCCCAGCTGTAAAGAGGGGCTGTGTCTGACTAACGGTTCCAACTCGGCGACGGCGTTGGCGGCGCTGGCCCTGTACAACGCAGTCATTGCGGTACAGACGGCCGATATCGCGGCGGCGATGTCCTATGAAGCGCTTAAAGGAAATATCCTTGCCTGCGACGAAAGGCTCCACTCGCTGAAAGAGCATCCCGACCAGTCTCTGTGCGCGGATAATATCCGCCGACTTCTCGGCGACAGCGGTATCATCCGTGAGAATAAGGGAAAACACGTACAGGACCCGTTGGTGCTCAGGTCTGTGCCCCAGATGCACGGAGCCGTTAAGTGTTATATAAAAGACGCCGGCCTCAATATTATGGAAGAGATGGCCTCATGCAGCGATAACCCGATCCTCTGGCCAGAGGGAGACGACGGCGTGGCCCTTATGGGGGCGAACTTCGACAGCACCTTTTCCAGCGGCGCCGCCGACATCATTTCGATCGCCTCGGCGAATCTGGCCAAGCTGCTTGAGCGCAGAATAGACAAGCTTACAAACCGCAACTTCAGCGGCTATCCTGCTTTCCTGGCGGAAAATCCCGGCGTGGACAACGGTTATATGATAATTCAGTATACGGCGGCGGGACTTGTCAACGAAATAAGGGGCCTTGCCCTTCCGGCAACTGCCGACAGTATCCCCACCTGTGCAAACTGGGAGGATCCGGTAAGCATGGGGCTTCTCGCCTCGCAGAAGGCCTGGGATATATCGCAAAAGCTGCAGTATATAGTCGCCATTGAGTTGATGGTGACTTCGCGTGCTTTCGACATTTTTAAAGAGGGCGAAGGTCGTTTCGCCTCCGCCACCAAGGCCGTACACGACAAGGTCCGCGAAGCGGTCCCCCCGCTTACCGGTGACCGCCACCTGACGCCGGAGATAGAAAGAGTCAAGGAGATGGTGGCTGATGCGGAGTTCATCCGCACCGCAGAGGCCTATGTCGGTGTCCTTAGTTTCTAG
- a CDS encoding aromatic amino acid ammonia-lyase: protein MDEVSVLVPSKIGRADKIKKVTLGPGPLSLEEFIAVVRYNAELVFSPEYIERVSASRELAEKFLAENRKIYGLTTGFGENVSRIIPQDEAVQLQVNILRSHAVSVGKPLKREAVRAVWLMQLLSLGKGYSGIRLGVLSLIAECLNRGVTPYVPGEGSVQYLAIEAQTNLVLMGEGRAWYEGELLPAAEALARAGLKTFIPACKEGLCLTNGANSATGLAAIALYDCAVAVQTSDIAAAMSYEALRGNILACDPRLHSLKEHPNQAACARNIMKLLADSGIAAKYKGVRVQDPLALRSVPQMHGAVKCMVQDASRDILEEMASCSDNPILWPGRDEELGLMGANFDGTYPSGAADILCVAAANLGKLVERRVDKLTNRHFSGYPAFLAENPGVDNGYMIVQYTAAGLLNEIRGLALPSTADSIPTCGNWEDPVSMGWWASRKAWYVGKKIEYIQAIEIMTLCRAFDMMPAGEAPFSSATRAVYEKVREVVPPVSGDRHFGPDIENVFKLVRDGEMIKAAEGVTGTLEF, encoded by the coding sequence ATGGACGAAGTCTCTGTACTTGTTCCTTCAAAGATAGGGAGAGCGGATAAAATAAAAAAAGTCACACTCGGCCCCGGACCGCTGAGTCTGGAGGAGTTTATCGCCGTCGTGCGGTACAATGCCGAACTTGTTTTTTCTCCTGAGTATATAGAGAGAGTTTCGGCATCACGCGAACTCGCGGAAAAATTCCTTGCCGAAAACCGTAAGATATATGGTCTTACCACTGGCTTTGGAGAAAATGTCAGTCGTATAATCCCTCAGGACGAAGCCGTGCAGCTGCAGGTGAACATCCTGCGTTCACACGCGGTGTCTGTTGGCAAGCCGCTTAAAAGGGAGGCGGTGAGGGCCGTGTGGCTGATGCAGCTGCTGAGTCTGGGCAAAGGTTATTCGGGCATTCGCCTTGGGGTCCTTTCGCTCATCGCCGAATGCTTGAACCGCGGCGTGACCCCCTATGTTCCCGGTGAAGGTTCTGTCCAATATCTGGCTATAGAAGCGCAAACCAATCTTGTCCTCATGGGTGAGGGACGTGCCTGGTATGAGGGAGAGCTTTTACCTGCGGCGGAGGCTCTTGCCCGCGCCGGTCTCAAGACCTTTATCCCCGCCTGTAAGGAGGGATTGTGCCTGACCAACGGCGCGAATTCGGCGACGGGACTGGCCGCGATTGCGCTCTATGACTGTGCTGTCGCCGTACAAACCTCGGATATCGCGGCGGCGATGTCTTATGAGGCGTTAAGGGGAAATATCCTTGCCTGCGATCCCAGGCTGCATTCGTTGAAGGAACACCCCAACCAGGCTGCCTGCGCGAGAAATATTATGAAATTGCTGGCAGACAGCGGCATCGCCGCCAAATATAAGGGCGTGCGTGTTCAGGACCCGCTGGCGCTGCGTTCCGTACCTCAGATGCACGGCGCCGTCAAATGCATGGTGCAGGACGCTTCAAGGGATATCCTTGAGGAGATGGCCTCATGCAGTGATAATCCGATCCTCTGGCCTGGCAGGGATGAGGAACTTGGTTTGATGGGAGCAAATTTTGACGGTACATACCCGAGCGGTGCGGCGGACATTCTCTGTGTGGCGGCGGCCAACCTCGGCAAACTTGTCGAAAGGCGCGTCGATAAACTGACTAACCGCCATTTCAGCGGCTATCCGGCCTTCCTTGCGGAAAACCCGGGGGTTGATAACGGCTACATGATCGTCCAATATACGGCAGCCGGTCTGCTGAATGAAATAAGGGGGCTGGCGCTGCCGTCGACCGCCGACAGCATCCCCACATGCGGCAACTGGGAAGACCCCGTCAGCATGGGCTGGTGGGCATCGCGCAAGGCATGGTACGTAGGTAAAAAGATAGAGTATATCCAGGCCATAGAGATAATGACGCTCTGCCGGGCCTTTGATATGATGCCCGCCGGTGAGGCGCCGTTTTCCTCCGCCACTCGGGCGGTGTATGAAAAGGTCCGCGAGGTTGTTCCTCCAGTCAGTGGAGACCGCCATTTTGGACCCGATATCGAAAACGTCTTTAAACTGGTCCGCGACGGAGAGATGATCAAGGCCGCGGAAGGGGTAACTGGGACACTGGAATTCTAG
- a CDS encoding aromatic amino acid ammonia-lyase, whose translation MEHIATLDPSKIGRANEITQVTIGAGAVPLEEFVAVSRYGAKLVLSQEYLERVTRSRALVEKFLAENRAIYGLTTGFGDNVRKVIPQEEAVQLQLNILRSHAASVGKPLSAECVRANWLMQLLSLGRGYSGIRPEMLSLIADCLNEGVVPYAPAEGSIQSLSVEANINLVLIGEGRAWYKGELLNGREALERAGLKPLMPACKEGLCLTNGINGATGIALIALYDSLVGAQTADVVAAMAYESLRGTIMGCDARLHSLKYHSEQSGSAENIRNLLADSGIMAKYKNARVQDPYILRSIPQVHGAAKRFLRDAATSLLREMASCNDNPIVWPEDGDGDGLMGGNFDGTYTGAYADTICIADANLGKFSERRMDRLTNRHFNGGYPPFLAEKPGVNNCYMIAQYTSAGLVSEIRSLCIPATGDSIPVSANWEDPIPMAWWAAMKAAQVAEKLEYLLAIELMAQARAFDLTDTSVHGTFAKATMNVHDLIRTKIPPVTEDRHFGPEIETVYQLVKHGDILKTAEKESGTLKF comes from the coding sequence ATGGAACATATAGCTACTCTTGATCCTTCCAAAATAGGAAGGGCGAATGAAATAACACAGGTGACGATCGGCGCCGGAGCCGTCCCATTGGAAGAATTCGTCGCCGTTTCCCGCTATGGGGCGAAGCTCGTCCTCTCGCAGGAATACCTTGAGCGAGTTACGAGGTCCAGGGCGCTGGTAGAGAAATTTCTTGCGGAGAACAGGGCGATCTATGGACTGACGACAGGTTTCGGAGACAACGTGAGAAAGGTTATACCACAGGAAGAGGCAGTACAGCTGCAGCTGAATATTCTGCGCTCGCACGCCGCCTCCGTGGGAAAACCGCTTTCCGCCGAATGTGTTCGGGCTAACTGGCTGATGCAGCTCTTAAGCCTGGGCAGAGGTTATTCGGGGATACGCCCCGAGATGTTGTCTCTCATCGCGGATTGCCTGAACGAAGGCGTCGTCCCTTACGCGCCGGCTGAGGGGTCCATCCAGTCTCTTTCAGTGGAAGCGAATATAAATCTCGTGTTGATCGGAGAAGGGCGCGCTTGGTACAAAGGAGAGCTTCTAAACGGCAGAGAAGCTTTGGAAAGAGCCGGTTTAAAGCCTCTGATGCCTGCCTGTAAAGAGGGGCTTTGTCTTACTAACGGTATCAACGGAGCTACCGGTATCGCGCTGATCGCTCTTTATGACAGCCTTGTCGGCGCGCAGACCGCCGATGTCGTGGCGGCCATGGCTTATGAGTCGCTGCGGGGAACGATCATGGGATGCGATGCGCGGCTGCACTCGCTCAAATATCACTCCGAACAGAGCGGAAGCGCGGAGAACATTAGAAACCTGTTGGCGGACAGCGGCATTATGGCTAAATATAAAAACGCTAGAGTTCAGGATCCCTATATTCTGCGGTCGATCCCTCAGGTACACGGAGCGGCGAAACGTTTTTTGCGCGACGCCGCGACCTCGCTGCTGCGCGAGATGGCTTCATGCAATGACAACCCCATTGTCTGGCCGGAGGACGGAGACGGAGACGGGCTGATGGGCGGCAACTTTGACGGTACATATACCGGTGCCTACGCCGACACCATCTGCATTGCCGACGCCAATCTGGGAAAATTTTCCGAACGCCGCATGGACCGGCTGACCAACAGGCATTTTAACGGCGGCTATCCTCCGTTCCTTGCGGAAAAGCCCGGGGTGAACAACTGTTATATGATAGCTCAATATACCTCGGCCGGTCTAGTTAGCGAAATACGCAGCCTGTGCATCCCTGCTACGGGGGACAGTATCCCGGTAAGCGCGAACTGGGAGGATCCGATCCCGATGGCGTGGTGGGCGGCGATGAAAGCCGCGCAGGTCGCGGAAAAACTGGAATACCTGCTGGCTATCGAACTTATGGCGCAGGCCAGGGCCTTTGACCTGACGGATACCTCCGTACACGGGACATTTGCCAAGGCGACGATGAACGTACACGACCTCATAAGGACGAAGATCCCGCCTGTAACGGAAGACCGTCATTTCGGGCCGGAGATCGAGACGGTTTATCAGCTGGTCAAGCACGGAGATATATTGAAGACGGCGGAAAAAGAATCAGGAACGTTGAAATTTTAA
- the dctP gene encoding TRAP transporter substrate-binding protein DctP, producing MKTGKISVFTAALLAMVFITGGMAEAKKPITLKFAGINPVEHSSTVEMKKMAKNIEKETNGEVKVRVFPAGQLGDYTLVYEEITKGTIDMALIPIPTEYEPKHQITLVPCLAKDYNDVKKIFAKNGWLYNTVDKLHKNLDVVFLGFQIEGFGGIGSVNKINDPLNPKTPKNMLCRISTMELDKFVLDALNYATVTVPYSDLYTALQTGVVEGWYGGAAVHSYQGYRDVLKNYYNFNLFVEAYQLVVSKKSWDKLTPEQQAVIAKDADILYKNSITIAEKEENEYLKKMKEAGMNVYVYTAEELTPINERVKKVVWPKLDKLLGKELTNDLMKQFAADK from the coding sequence ATGAAAACTGGCAAAATTTCGGTATTTACAGCGGCACTGTTGGCGATGGTTTTCATCACGGGCGGAATGGCGGAGGCTAAAAAGCCGATCACGCTTAAATTCGCCGGTATCAACCCGGTAGAACATTCGTCTACGGTAGAGATGAAAAAGATGGCGAAGAATATTGAAAAAGAGACGAACGGGGAGGTTAAGGTCAGAGTATTCCCCGCTGGGCAGCTCGGTGACTACACACTGGTATACGAAGAAATTACCAAGGGCACGATCGATATGGCGCTTATTCCCATACCGACCGAATATGAGCCGAAACATCAGATAACGCTGGTGCCCTGCCTCGCCAAGGATTATAACGACGTCAAAAAGATTTTTGCTAAAAATGGCTGGCTATACAACACGGTGGATAAACTCCATAAAAATTTAGACGTCGTATTTCTCGGTTTTCAAATCGAGGGCTTTGGCGGTATAGGATCTGTCAATAAGATAAATGATCCATTGAATCCCAAAACGCCGAAGAATATGCTTTGCCGCATATCGACGATGGAGTTGGATAAATTTGTGCTTGACGCCCTAAATTACGCGACGGTCACCGTACCATATTCGGACCTTTATACAGCACTACAGACTGGGGTCGTCGAGGGTTGGTATGGCGGCGCCGCGGTGCACAGCTATCAGGGTTATAGGGATGTTCTGAAAAATTACTATAATTTTAACCTTTTTGTTGAGGCATATCAGCTCGTCGTATCAAAGAAGAGCTGGGATAAGCTGACCCCCGAACAGCAGGCGGTTATCGCCAAAGATGCTGATATCCTCTACAAAAACAGCATTACCATCGCGGAAAAAGAGGAAAACGAATATCTGAAGAAGATGAAAGAGGCCGGTATGAATGTCTACGTTTATACCGCCGAAGAGCTCACGCCGATAAACGAGCGGGTCAAGAAAGTTGTCTGGCCGAAGCTGGACAAGCTTCTTGGCAAAGAACTCACCAATGACCTGATGAAACAGTTTGCGGCGGATAAATAA
- a CDS encoding TRAP transporter small permease — translation MTGFEEAILVIVGLAVPSLVTLGVFFRYILKTDLFGIEEIEIFFAMILYFVGAAYASYKKAQITADLTQSMIKSFKVRKFFAVLSSFAALVAVAAFCYWTIDLVEYAFIRNPKTPAWKIPLVLEYIAVLFSFIVMTIYALRDFCLALARKPDSSVEDGGR, via the coding sequence TTGACGGGATTTGAAGAGGCGATACTGGTAATCGTCGGTCTGGCCGTTCCGTCTTTGGTGACGCTGGGCGTTTTTTTCAGGTATATACTGAAAACGGATCTCTTTGGAATTGAAGAAATAGAGATTTTCTTCGCGATGATCCTCTACTTTGTCGGCGCGGCGTATGCGAGTTATAAAAAAGCGCAGATAACGGCCGACCTCACACAATCAATGATAAAAAGCTTCAAGGTACGCAAGTTCTTTGCCGTTCTCTCAAGTTTTGCCGCTCTTGTCGCGGTAGCGGCCTTCTGTTATTGGACGATAGATCTTGTCGAGTATGCTTTTATCAGAAATCCCAAGACACCGGCATGGAAAATTCCGCTTGTTTTGGAATATATCGCGGTGCTGTTCAGCTTTATCGTAATGACGATATACGCCTTAAGAGACTTTTGTCTTGCACTGGCCAGAAAGCCGGATTCTTCGGTAGAAGATGGCGGCAGGTAA
- a CDS encoding TRAP transporter large permease has product MVILGLFFLLLDLVIGIPVPFAFLLTAMYFLLTGDYEPTFMVPYAVKNLSNTVIFCIPLFILAGKLMERGNIADKLIGLVEESVGRFKGGLGIVATVSCAVFGSVTGSAAATLTCIGSIMIPRLEKAGYPRGHSTALLANSAVLGMLIPPSGIMILYSWMGGQSVLASFLATVVPGIALTSLFSLINCFLLRKDPNIVVPVIPEADKTAAHKILRLKKASPALMMPVIILGGIYSGIMTPTEAAAVAVVYAIPVGMFIYRGLTLKGIKETLIDSGMATGTIMIMMFGCSVLARMFVEEDLPGAILQLLYSISTNKYVILLMLNLFMIILGMLVDDTSAVLLATPIMIPIITEIGVSPVQFAAIVAVNSGMGNITPPCAPLLYLAGAVAKCPINETLRVTCYLLFFGWLPILILVTYFPAFSMWLPGLVLGIR; this is encoded by the coding sequence ATGGTTATCCTTGGGTTGTTTTTCCTTTTGCTGGATCTGGTTATTGGCATTCCCGTCCCCTTTGCCTTCCTTCTTACCGCTATGTATTTTCTTCTCACCGGCGATTACGAACCGACGTTCATGGTCCCTTATGCGGTCAAGAACCTCAGCAATACAGTTATTTTCTGCATCCCTCTTTTCATCCTGGCCGGAAAGCTGATGGAGCGTGGCAACATCGCAGACAAGCTGATCGGTCTGGTGGAAGAATCCGTCGGGCGGTTCAAGGGCGGCCTGGGGATCGTCGCGACCGTATCCTGCGCGGTTTTTGGCTCGGTGACCGGCAGCGCCGCGGCGACGCTGACCTGCATCGGTTCGATAATGATCCCCAGACTGGAAAAGGCCGGTTATCCGAGAGGGCATTCGACGGCGCTTCTGGCTAACTCCGCCGTTTTGGGAATGCTCATTCCTCCGAGCGGGATCATGATTCTTTATTCATGGATGGGCGGTCAGTCTGTCTTAGCGAGCTTCCTGGCGACAGTTGTTCCAGGTATCGCGCTGACATCGCTTTTTTCTCTCATAAACTGTTTCCTGCTCAGGAAGGACCCGAATATCGTGGTCCCCGTGATCCCTGAGGCTGACAAGACGGCGGCGCATAAAATCCTGCGGCTGAAAAAGGCCTCTCCCGCGCTCATGATGCCGGTAATAATTCTCGGCGGCATCTATTCGGGTATCATGACGCCGACCGAGGCGGCGGCTGTAGCCGTCGTTTATGCGATCCCAGTGGGGATGTTTATCTACAGGGGGCTGACGCTGAAAGGTATCAAAGAGACGCTTATCGATTCAGGCATGGCCACGGGCACGATAATGATCATGATGTTTGGCTGCTCGGTACTTGCAAGAATGTTCGTTGAAGAGGATCTTCCGGGGGCGATCCTTCAGCTTCTATATTCGATCTCTACGAACAAATATGTAATACTTCTGATGCTGAACCTATTTATGATAATCCTGGGAATGTTGGTCGACGACACGAGCGCCGTACTGCTCGCGACGCCGATAATGATCCCGATCATTACCGAGATCGGCGTGAGTCCAGTGCAGTTCGCGGCGATCGTCGCCGTGAATTCAGGCATGGGCAACATCACGCCGCCCTGCGCGCCGCTTCTTTATCTCGCGGGAGCGGTCGCTAAATGTCCGATAAACGAAACGCTGCGTGTAACATGCTATCTTCTGTTTTTTGGCTGGCTGCCGATCCTGATATTAGTCACCTATTTTCCAGCGTTTTCAATGTGGCTTCCGGGGCTGGTATTGGGGATTCGCTAA
- a CDS encoding LysR family transcriptional regulator codes for MNIRQMECFIALAEELNFRRAAERSMLTQPALSQQLRQIEAELQATLLFRTNRQVRLTPAGELFLVRAREIVERMRETGNLVRQIEKGISGSITIGATIPAIYILLADIISEMKKTLPNIKVIVHKMDTAAQEEELRKNHIDIGLGHPPFEDETLGSSNIAKIPFEVVMSRENPLAGKEGLTMKDLKDETFILFPRRMGPLQYDNIISLCLQAGFSPKNIIEVSPAQAIIAFAGSSLGIGFIASKQQQFQHPHVVYRPLEGSKPCFTLGTVYRKENVSPVVMTFKKIAEEVGKRAC; via the coding sequence ATGAATATAAGACAGATGGAGTGCTTCATCGCCCTCGCGGAGGAGCTGAATTTTCGCAGGGCGGCGGAGAGATCGATGCTGACGCAGCCGGCGCTGAGCCAGCAGCTGAGACAGATTGAGGCGGAGCTCCAGGCGACGCTGCTCTTCCGCACCAACCGGCAGGTACGGCTTACGCCTGCGGGCGAGCTGTTTCTCGTCCGGGCGCGTGAGATCGTTGAAAGAATGCGGGAGACGGGCAATCTCGTCCGTCAGATCGAAAAGGGAATAAGCGGCAGCATCACGATAGGCGCCACCATACCGGCGATATATATCCTGCTCGCAGATATCATCTCCGAGATGAAAAAGACGCTGCCCAACATCAAGGTGATCGTTCATAAGATGGACACCGCCGCGCAGGAAGAGGAGCTGCGGAAGAACCATATAGACATCGGCCTCGGCCACCCGCCCTTTGAGGACGAAACGCTCGGATCCAGCAACATCGCCAAAATTCCCTTCGAGGTGGTGATGTCCAGGGAAAATCCTCTCGCGGGCAAAGAGGGGCTGACGATGAAGGACCTAAAGGACGAGACATTCATCCTCTTCCCGCGGCGGATGGGGCCGCTTCAGTATGACAATATAATTTCGCTCTGCCTGCAGGCGGGGTTCAGCCCCAAAAACATCATCGAAGTCTCGCCGGCGCAGGCCATCATCGCCTTCGCCGGCTCCAGCCTCGGCATCGGCTTCATCGCCTCCAAGCAGCAGCAGTTCCAGCATCCGCACGTCGTCTACCGCCCGCTGGAGGGCTCCAAGCCCTGCTTCACCCTCGGCACAGTTTACCGGAAAGAAAACGTCAGCCCAGTGGTCATGACCTTCAAAAAGATCGCCGAAGAGGTGGGAAAACGCGCCTGCTGA